In a single window of the Orbaceae bacterium lpD04 genome:
- the proB gene encoding glutamate 5-kinase, giving the protein MKLQTIVIKLGTSVLTGGSKKLDRSKIVELVRQCHQLHQQGHKIVVVTSGAIAAGRECLNYPELPKTIASKQLLASVGQGKLIQLWEQLFSIYNIFIGQMLLTRADLEDRERFLNAQDALKAMLDNQIIPVINENDAVATTEIKVGDNDNLSALAAILAQADKLILLTDQEGLFTADPRIDPDAKLIAEIETIDTALRAIAGDSVSGLGTGGMGTKLQAAEIAGIAGIEVIIAAGSRANVIIDIANNIPVGSRFLAKKTPLEHRKHWLFGAPAAGMIVLDDGAVDAILHQGRSILPKGIINVVSNFSRGEAIDICNKAGQSIARGVSRYNSDALRQIAGHHSQDISQLIGYEYGPVAVHRDDMIVK; this is encoded by the coding sequence ATGAAGCTACAGACTATTGTAATAAAACTTGGCACTAGCGTTTTAACGGGTGGGTCAAAAAAATTAGACCGCTCTAAAATTGTAGAACTAGTCAGACAGTGCCATCAATTACATCAACAAGGGCATAAAATTGTTGTAGTTACGTCAGGCGCAATTGCCGCAGGGCGCGAATGCCTTAATTACCCAGAACTTCCTAAAACGATTGCTTCAAAACAATTATTAGCATCGGTAGGACAAGGTAAGCTGATTCAATTATGGGAACAGTTATTTTCTATCTATAATATTTTTATAGGGCAGATGCTATTAACTCGCGCTGATTTAGAAGATCGTGAGCGCTTTCTTAATGCGCAAGATGCATTAAAAGCGATGCTTGATAATCAAATTATTCCGGTCATTAACGAAAACGATGCGGTCGCAACAACTGAAATTAAAGTCGGTGATAATGATAATTTATCAGCACTAGCTGCAATTCTTGCGCAAGCTGATAAATTAATTTTATTAACTGATCAAGAAGGGTTGTTTACCGCCGATCCAAGAATAGATCCTGATGCTAAATTAATTGCTGAGATTGAAACTATTGATACCGCATTAAGAGCAATCGCGGGTGATAGTGTTTCAGGGCTTGGCACTGGTGGTATGGGAACAAAATTGCAGGCGGCTGAAATAGCGGGTATAGCTGGTATTGAAGTGATTATCGCGGCAGGCAGTCGAGCTAATGTTATTATTGATATTGCAAATAATATTCCTGTGGGGAGCCGCTTTCTTGCTAAAAAAACGCCGCTTGAGCATCGTAAGCACTGGTTATTTGGTGCTCCAGCCGCTGGCATGATTGTACTTGATGATGGGGCTGTAGATGCCATTTTACATCAAGGCCGCTCTATTTTACCCAAAGGTATTATTAATGTCGTGAGTAATTTTTCACGCGGTGAAGCAATTGATATTTGTAATAAAGCGGGGCAAAGTATCGCTCGAGGAGTATCGCGGTATAATAGCGATGCTTTAAGACAAATAGCGGGTCATCACTCACAAGATATTAGTCAGTTAATTGGCTATGAATATGGCCCCGTTGCGGTTCATCGTGATGATATGATTGTTAAATAA
- a CDS encoding alpha/beta hydrolase yields MAANKNLSEQLFNPKFDYPETSSLVQRNDSFAYQIGSVLDGENRDNWYRIINRLAWHWRGLPLLDVEEVLSRIAVSTRKHSYDKWLDTVIGYQAGNWIYEFLAKAVIWQKKAENYHEDDEAVQLKFRCHQAWLTASLFASLASYPHYRNDDLAIQAQMFANRYYREAMNHSEYQIKDLEFIVDNKPVKAILHTPLKIDETPKAFPVVFLCAGLSNLQIEFYNYFSQYLAPHGVGLLTVDTPSLGYSRQFNLSQNTSIIHQSILEQIKTVPLIDYDNIILLGHRFGANIATRLAYLMPNKIKGIINVAPILHQLFVDRQMQTSLPPIYRDIIASRLGVNGISDQQLMAELKFFSLKEQGLLARPCSVPVLNIHYEGDVMSSLNEIKLLTSSKKVSLVQLKSLSLKESLKQSSAQSAKWIEALIK; encoded by the coding sequence ATGGCTGCGAATAAGAATTTATCGGAACAATTATTTAATCCTAAGTTTGATTATCCTGAAACGTCATCTCTTGTTCAACGTAATGATTCGTTTGCCTATCAAATAGGCTCGGTTCTTGATGGTGAGAATCGTGATAATTGGTATCGTATCATTAATCGTTTAGCTTGGCACTGGCGTGGATTACCTTTACTTGATGTTGAAGAAGTGTTATCACGTATTGCAGTATCGACGCGTAAACATAGTTATGATAAATGGTTAGATACCGTTATTGGTTATCAAGCAGGTAATTGGATTTATGAATTTTTGGCCAAGGCCGTAATATGGCAAAAAAAAGCTGAAAACTATCATGAAGATGATGAGGCAGTACAGTTAAAATTTCGCTGTCACCAAGCATGGTTGACGGCGAGTTTGTTTGCGAGCTTAGCGAGTTATCCTCATTATCGTAATGATGATCTTGCTATTCAAGCTCAAATGTTTGCTAATCGCTATTATCGGGAAGCGATGAATCATAGTGAATATCAAATTAAAGATCTTGAGTTTATTGTTGATAATAAACCCGTAAAGGCTATTTTGCATACGCCATTAAAAATTGATGAGACACCAAAGGCTTTTCCTGTGGTATTTTTATGTGCAGGCTTAAGTAATTTGCAAATAGAATTTTATAATTATTTTTCACAATATCTAGCGCCCCATGGGGTTGGCTTATTAACTGTTGATACGCCATCATTGGGTTATAGTCGTCAATTTAATCTTTCACAAAATACCAGTATTATTCACCAATCAATACTTGAGCAGATTAAAACGGTGCCGTTAATTGATTATGATAATATTATTTTATTAGGTCATCGGTTTGGTGCAAATATTGCGACAAGGCTTGCTTATTTAATGCCAAATAAAATTAAAGGTATTATTAACGTCGCACCTATCTTGCATCAATTATTTGTTGATCGTCAAATGCAGACAAGTTTACCACCAATCTATCGTGATATTATTGCGAGTCGTTTAGGTGTTAATGGTATTTCAGATCAGCAGTTGATGGCTGAATTAAAATTCTTTTCATTAAAAGAGCAGGGCTTACTTGCAAGGCCATGTTCAGTGCCCGTGCTAAATATTCATTACGAGGGTGATGTAATGAGTTCACTTAACGAGATAAAGCTACTCACGTCAAGTAAGAAAGTCTCATTAGTTCAACTTAAATCGCTTTCTTTAAAAGAGAGCTTAAAACAATCATCAGCTCAGTCAGCTAAATGGATTGAAGCATTAATTAAATAA
- the gpt gene encoding xanthine phosphoribosyltransferase, translating into MLTQEESLQEEIKAKKQIKADQIAEKQKYTVTWDMLQMYGRQLSARLLPASQWKGIIAVSRGGLVPAAILARELSIRYVDTVCISSYDHNHQREKLILKQAQGDGEGFIVIDDLVDTGGTAHTIRDLYPKARFVTIFAKPAGKPLVDDYVIDIPQDTWIEQPWDTGISFVQPLSDNK; encoded by the coding sequence ATGTTAACACAAGAAGAATCATTGCAAGAAGAAATTAAGGCAAAAAAGCAAATCAAAGCTGATCAAATTGCCGAAAAGCAGAAGTACACCGTAACGTGGGATATGTTACAAATGTATGGACGACAGCTATCCGCTCGGTTATTACCTGCGAGCCAATGGAAAGGTATTATTGCCGTTAGTCGTGGCGGGCTAGTCCCTGCAGCTATCCTAGCGCGAGAATTAAGTATTCGCTATGTCGATACAGTTTGTATTTCTAGCTATGATCATAATCATCAACGCGAAAAGCTTATTTTAAAACAAGCTCAAGGTGATGGTGAAGGTTTTATTGTTATCGATGATCTCGTCGATACAGGCGGCACCGCTCACACCATTCGCGATCTGTATCCTAAAGCAAGGTTTGTAACTATTTTTGCAAAACCTGCGGGTAAACCACTTGTTGACGATTATGTTATCGATATTCCTCAAGATACTTGGATCGAACAACCTTGGGATACGGGTATTAGTTTTGTTCAACCATTAAGCGATAATAAATAA
- a CDS encoding aminoacyl-histidine dipeptidase → MISSLAPKSLWTIFDHICQIPHPSHHEQMITNYIVDFATTHKIECKLDKVGNILLSKPASKGMEHYPSIALQAHMDMVPQKNEDTIHDFSVDPIKPYIDGEWVKAQGTTLGADNGIGLASALAALSDPTIEHGPLEVLVTASEETGMFGAFGLQPNWLKSQFLINTDSEDEGEIFTGCAGGVDFKSSFPITYAIIPDNQDTFLRLSLKGLKGGHSGCDIHLGRGNAIKLLIRFLAQYAQDVPFRLAHFSGGTLRNAIPREAFAEITLSQKDLPAFDALIKQFQQTLQNEFKHIEPNISLTYNQLEKEDVKRVISAEQQQKILNWFNSAPNGVVTMSNDIAGVVETSLNLGIVEIKDNQIAAYFLIRSQVDSAKDAVASSLISHSQLIDANYEINGGYSGWTPNLNSKLLKLAENRYHSIFDQKAKIMVIHAGLECGLFTKHYPHMDMISIGPTIVSPHSPDEKVHIHSVEKYWQLLLSILKSADQLV, encoded by the coding sequence ATGATTTCTTCTTTGGCACCAAAGTCACTTTGGACTATTTTTGACCATATTTGTCAAATTCCGCACCCTTCTCATCATGAACAGATGATAACTAACTATATTGTTGATTTTGCCACAACACATAAAATTGAGTGTAAATTAGACAAAGTGGGCAATATTTTGTTAAGCAAACCAGCTAGCAAAGGCATGGAGCATTACCCTTCTATTGCGCTACAAGCTCATATGGATATGGTTCCACAAAAAAATGAAGATACCATTCATGATTTTTCAGTCGATCCAATTAAACCCTATATCGATGGTGAATGGGTTAAAGCGCAAGGTACAACACTTGGCGCTGATAATGGGATTGGCCTTGCTTCAGCTTTAGCTGCATTATCTGATCCAACAATTGAACATGGCCCACTTGAGGTTTTAGTAACGGCATCAGAAGAAACTGGAATGTTTGGTGCCTTTGGTTTACAGCCTAACTGGCTCAAAAGTCAATTTTTAATCAATACCGATTCAGAAGACGAAGGTGAAATTTTTACTGGTTGCGCAGGCGGTGTTGATTTTAAATCAAGTTTTCCTATTACCTACGCAATTATTCCTGATAATCAAGATACCTTTTTACGTTTATCACTAAAAGGATTAAAAGGTGGTCATTCTGGTTGTGATATCCATTTAGGTAGAGGGAATGCGATTAAATTATTAATTCGCTTTTTAGCTCAATATGCTCAAGATGTACCATTTAGACTCGCTCACTTTTCTGGTGGTACACTACGTAATGCGATCCCACGCGAAGCATTTGCTGAAATAACATTAAGTCAAAAAGACTTACCTGCTTTTGATGCACTCATTAAACAGTTCCAACAAACCTTACAAAATGAGTTTAAACATATTGAACCCAATATTTCGCTTACCTATAATCAGCTTGAAAAAGAGGACGTAAAACGCGTCATTAGTGCTGAGCAGCAACAAAAAATATTAAATTGGTTTAACAGTGCGCCAAATGGTGTAGTTACAATGAGTAACGATATTGCTGGAGTTGTAGAAACATCGCTAAATTTGGGGATTGTTGAAATTAAAGATAATCAAATTGCCGCTTATTTCTTAATTCGCTCGCAAGTCGATTCAGCTAAAGATGCGGTAGCATCATCATTAATTTCCCATAGCCAATTAATCGATGCAAATTATGAAATTAATGGTGGGTATTCAGGTTGGACACCAAACCTTAACTCAAAACTACTAAAACTTGCGGAAAATCGATACCACAGTATTTTTGACCAAAAAGCAAAAATAATGGTGATCCATGCAGGACTTGAATGCGGTTTATTTACCAAACACTATCCTCATATGGATATGATATCAATCGGGCCAACTATCGTATCGCCTCATTCACCAGATGAAAAAGTTCATATTCACTCAGTTGAAAAATACTGGCAATTACTACTTTCGATTCTAAAATCAGCAGATCAATTAGTTTAA
- a CDS encoding tetratricopeptide repeat protein, whose product MPFFGIGLSTIIAICFAIHVIRSGQSYYWLLILFMFPFLGSIVYFIAIFLPSLRNTRSAYQIESKVRHILTPQRELKAAQNAIEISPTVDNQVRLAKSLVDNNRAQEALHYYETALSGIYKTAPDILLEYAYALFKTNNYTKAKNTLEYLRETNPNYRTDQGRLLYANILVKLGEKEQAHEEFKALVDYYPSLDALSNYLQALIYWQEFDEAKKQLNNYEVRLKHMPKYAKKMNSQWIKEIEELKAKLK is encoded by the coding sequence ATGCCATTTTTCGGAATTGGATTAAGTACCATCATTGCAATTTGCTTTGCAATACATGTTATACGTTCTGGACAAAGCTATTATTGGCTTTTAATATTATTCATGTTTCCTTTTTTAGGTAGTATTGTTTATTTTATTGCGATCTTTCTACCTTCATTACGAAACACTCGCTCTGCTTATCAAATTGAATCTAAAGTTCGTCACATACTTACCCCTCAACGGGAACTAAAAGCGGCACAAAATGCAATTGAAATATCACCGACAGTAGATAACCAAGTCCGTTTGGCTAAATCACTTGTTGATAATAACCGAGCACAAGAAGCCCTTCACTATTATGAGACGGCATTATCGGGAATTTACAAAACCGCACCAGATATCTTATTAGAATATGCTTACGCATTATTTAAAACTAATAATTACACCAAAGCTAAAAATACACTCGAGTATTTGCGAGAAACCAATCCGAATTATCGCACAGATCAAGGACGCCTATTATATGCTAACATTTTGGTTAAACTTGGTGAAAAAGAACAAGCACACGAAGAGTTTAAAGCGTTAGTCGATTATTATCCGAGTTTAGATGCGTTATCAAATTACTTACAAGCGTTAATCTACTGGCAAGAATTTGATGAAGCAAAAAAGCAGCTAAATAATTATGAAGTAAGATTAAAACATATGCCCAAATATGCTAAAAAAATGAATTCGCAGTGGATCAAAGAGATTGAAGAACTAAAGGCAAAATTAAAATAA
- a CDS encoding sugar efflux transporter translates to MFYDAAFRQKKMVIFAAFLISTFIIGIAGALQSPTLSRYLSFEVQANPIFVGIFFSVNAVASIVASFLIAKYSDNHGQRRYIVLFCCIMGIFNSITFAFTRHYYVLITVGVFFAALASAAMPQIFALAREYAIKTGSNVVAFNSLIRAQLSLAWVIGPPLSFFLAVNYGFTTMYLSAVAMYIVVIVVITLFLPSVQRNPTPVDISPTISADPEQSILKNKSVIFLFLATMFMWIANMMYLIDMPLYVDSVLHLSSALPGKLMGLAAGVEIPVMLIAGYLVPYVGKRNLIFFAVVCGVLFYIGLILFQNEYALLALQIFNGLFIGIVANIGIIYFQDLLPTRVGVASTLFNNAVTCSVIIGGLIQGIISDLYGHQAIYWIGLVMLLISLLLCTQVKAAQ, encoded by the coding sequence ATGTTTTATGATGCAGCTTTCAGGCAGAAAAAAATGGTAATTTTTGCTGCTTTTTTAATTAGTACATTCATTATTGGGATAGCTGGAGCACTTCAGTCTCCAACATTAAGTCGGTATTTATCTTTTGAGGTACAAGCCAATCCTATTTTTGTCGGGATATTTTTTTCAGTTAATGCGGTTGCAAGTATTGTTGCGAGTTTCTTAATTGCTAAATATTCTGATAATCATGGCCAACGGCGTTACATTGTTCTGTTTTGCTGTATTATGGGCATTTTTAATAGTATTACTTTTGCATTTACTCGTCATTATTATGTTTTGATTACTGTGGGCGTTTTTTTTGCTGCACTTGCATCAGCCGCGATGCCTCAAATATTTGCATTAGCGCGTGAATACGCAATTAAAACTGGCAGTAATGTTGTTGCATTTAATTCACTAATTAGAGCACAGCTTTCGTTGGCTTGGGTTATTGGGCCGCCATTATCGTTTTTTTTAGCGGTAAATTATGGTTTTACAACCATGTATTTAAGTGCTGTTGCAATGTATATTGTGGTTATTGTGGTGATAACGTTGTTTTTACCCTCAGTACAACGAAACCCAACACCAGTAGACATTTCGCCAACCATATCAGCCGATCCCGAGCAATCAATTCTTAAAAATAAGAGCGTTATTTTTCTATTTTTAGCAACCATGTTTATGTGGATTGCAAATATGATGTATTTGATTGATATGCCACTATATGTTGATAGTGTATTACATTTATCTAGCGCTTTGCCAGGCAAACTAATGGGGCTTGCCGCGGGAGTTGAAATTCCAGTTATGCTTATTGCTGGTTATTTGGTTCCTTATGTTGGTAAGCGTAATTTAATATTTTTTGCAGTGGTATGCGGAGTATTATTTTATATTGGGCTTATTTTATTTCAAAATGAATATGCCTTATTGGCGTTACAAATTTTTAATGGATTATTTATTGGGATTGTAGCGAATATTGGTATTATTTATTTTCAGGATCTATTGCCTACTAGAGTCGGCGTTGCATCAACGCTATTTAATAATGCGGTGACATGTAGCGTGATTATCGGCGGATTAATTCAAGGCATTATTTCAGATCTCTATGGGCATCAAGCTATATATTGGATTGGGCTTGTTATGTTACTTATTTCGTTATTATTATGTACACAAGTAAAAGCAGCGCAATAG
- a CDS encoding copper homeostasis protein CutC: MKLEICCYSIDDIIVAAQSGADRIEFCAGRSDGGLTPSYGDLLQLSQLNLPIPIHPIIRPRGGDFYYSQSEINTMINDIKLVHDLNFAGVVFGALTLSATLDIENLTRLIEAAKGLSLTFHRAFDICKNPLITLEQLHDLGFHRLLTSGQKNTALEGINLIEQLHNSSKNLIIMPGCGIKSANLQQFINIGLSEFHSSATKTILSPMRHQNSDVNMSHTQNNESLRYTIDINEVQKMKYLIENTKSTYSIND; this comes from the coding sequence ATGAAGCTAGAAATCTGTTGTTATAGCATTGATGACATCATCGTTGCAGCTCAAAGCGGCGCAGATCGTATTGAATTTTGCGCGGGTCGAAGCGATGGCGGCTTAACACCAAGTTACGGTGATTTATTACAATTATCACAACTCAATTTACCCATACCAATTCACCCAATAATTAGGCCTCGAGGTGGTGATTTTTATTATAGCCAAAGTGAAATCAACACCATGATTAACGATATTAAATTAGTGCATGATCTCAATTTTGCAGGGGTAGTATTTGGCGCGTTAACATTATCGGCAACGTTAGATATTGAAAATTTAACGCGTTTAATCGAGGCAGCTAAAGGATTATCACTTACTTTTCACCGTGCTTTTGATATTTGTAAAAATCCGTTAATAACCTTAGAACAGCTGCATGATTTAGGTTTTCACCGCTTATTAACATCGGGTCAAAAAAATACTGCGCTAGAGGGAATAAACCTAATTGAACAACTTCATAATTCTAGTAAAAATTTAATTATCATGCCTGGATGTGGGATAAAATCCGCTAACCTTCAACAATTTATTAATATCGGCCTCAGCGAATTTCATTCATCGGCCACGAAAACCATTTTATCGCCTATGCGGCATCAAAATAGCGATGTAAATATGAGCCATACTCAAAATAATGAATCACTACGCTATACCATCGATATAAACGAAGTACAAAAAATGAAATATCTTATCGAAAATACTAAAAGTACTTACTCAATTAATGATTAA
- a CDS encoding PRD domain-containing protein produces MKVHKILNNNVIVTLDKLNNELIIMGRGIAFKKKEGDIIDESLIEKQFSLNNKETLPRFAELLSEIPTEVITVSEIIINHAKSVLGEKLQDSIYISLTDHINFSIERHKQGFDIPNGFLWEIKKLYPKEFKIGEYALQIIKQRLNVGLPEDEAGFITFHIINAQLNDTMPNIVTMTKVMREILNIVKYHFKFEYDEESLTYQRFITHLKFFAQRVINGNFSSSEDISLYEIVKEKYHQSYLCTNRIDMHLIQQYEHPLTDDESLYLTIHIERLRKELQHQSELKKA; encoded by the coding sequence ATGAAAGTCCATAAAATATTAAATAACAATGTAATTGTAACGCTTGATAAATTAAATAATGAACTCATTATTATGGGTCGTGGTATTGCCTTTAAGAAAAAAGAAGGTGATATTATTGATGAATCTTTAATTGAAAAACAATTTTCACTCAATAATAAAGAGACGCTACCTCGATTTGCAGAACTATTATCTGAAATTCCAACTGAGGTAATAACCGTCAGCGAGATAATCATCAACCATGCTAAATCTGTGCTGGGTGAAAAATTACAAGATAGCATCTATATTTCACTCACTGATCATATTAATTTTTCAATAGAAAGACATAAACAAGGTTTTGATATTCCAAATGGCTTTTTGTGGGAAATTAAAAAGCTTTACCCAAAAGAGTTTAAGATCGGCGAATATGCGCTACAAATTATCAAACAACGTTTAAATGTAGGACTGCCCGAAGATGAAGCTGGGTTTATTACCTTCCATATTATCAATGCACAATTAAATGACACCATGCCAAATATCGTCACAATGACGAAAGTGATGCGTGAAATTTTAAATATTGTTAAATATCATTTTAAATTTGAGTATGATGAAGAAAGTTTAACCTATCAACGCTTTATCACTCATTTAAAGTTTTTTGCTCAGCGCGTAATTAATGGTAATTTCTCCTCAAGTGAGGATATTTCATTGTATGAAATAGTTAAAGAAAAATATCATCAGTCCTATCTCTGTACTAATCGTATCGATATGCATCTTATTCAACAATATGAGCATCCTTTAACTGATGATGAAAGTCTATATTTAACGATTCATATTGAACGATTAAGAAAAGAACTACAGCATCAATCTGAATTAAAGAAAGCGTGA
- a CDS encoding beta-glucoside-specific PTS transporter subunit IIABC translates to MKNKELAESIIKNVGGKENIISLVHCATRLRFVLKDNATANAEMLKKQKGIIMVVESGGQFQVVIGNNVNEVYSDIMEIAQLDNETKSTTKDKRNILSKLIDIISGIFAPMLSVLVVAGILKGIVSFLRITDVISEKSSTDIILSSIADSAFYYLPIILGYCAVKKFGGNAFIGMALGGGLVYPDIVNMLGGQLNSTTEFFSIPVMLVPYQSSVIPVILAAWFYSLLEKNFNKIFHDSFKKFISPLCGLIITVPLTFILIGPVATYLSGAIADGIMVVYQLNSVIASMILAAIWQVLVIFGIHWGMIPVFMNNLAVSGSDFIIPILIPAVFAQTGAALGVMLRSKDKEFKALASSSVLSGLFGVTEPAIYGVNLPNKKPFIFGCVGAAIGGGVVGLYNTLIFSFGFPSVFTFIQIIPSTGIDATVYAAIVATIIAFVIAMILSYFWGLPKSTAPSNTLDATTLAKDNEHGKTITISSPMTGQCIALSSVNDPTFASELMGKGIAIIPTVGQVVAPEDGEVVSLFRTKHAIGFMTDSNAEILIHVGIDTVKLDGKYFEAHVEMGDRVKKGTLLVSFDIDAIKQSGFEVTTPIIISNSDNYTDVTSITNQTEIKCGESLLVLSQK, encoded by the coding sequence ATGAAAAACAAAGAACTTGCAGAGTCGATAATAAAAAATGTTGGTGGAAAAGAGAATATTATTAGCCTTGTACACTGTGCGACCAGATTACGGTTTGTCCTTAAGGACAATGCGACAGCCAATGCTGAAATGTTGAAAAAACAAAAAGGCATTATTATGGTTGTCGAAAGTGGTGGCCAATTTCAAGTTGTTATTGGTAATAATGTGAATGAAGTTTATAGCGATATAATGGAAATCGCCCAACTAGACAATGAAACTAAGTCAACCACAAAAGATAAACGCAATATCTTATCAAAATTAATTGATATTATATCTGGTATTTTTGCGCCGATGTTATCCGTGCTGGTTGTAGCGGGTATTTTAAAAGGGATCGTCTCCTTTTTACGCATTACCGATGTTATTAGCGAAAAATCATCAACTGATATTATTTTATCGTCTATTGCCGATTCAGCGTTCTATTACTTACCGATAATTTTAGGTTATTGTGCAGTGAAAAAATTTGGCGGCAATGCCTTTATTGGTATGGCATTAGGCGGGGGATTAGTTTATCCCGACATTGTTAATATGCTAGGTGGGCAACTTAACAGTACGACGGAGTTCTTCTCAATTCCGGTTATGCTCGTACCTTATCAATCATCAGTTATTCCTGTAATCTTAGCCGCTTGGTTTTATTCGTTGTTAGAAAAAAACTTTAATAAAATTTTCCATGATTCTTTTAAAAAGTTTATTTCACCGCTTTGTGGTTTAATTATCACCGTGCCATTAACCTTTATCCTTATTGGCCCAGTTGCAACTTATTTAAGTGGCGCAATTGCTGATGGGATCATGGTTGTTTATCAACTAAATTCGGTGATAGCATCGATGATCCTTGCTGCTATTTGGCAGGTGCTAGTAATATTTGGTATTCATTGGGGAATGATCCCTGTCTTTATGAATAACTTAGCCGTGTCAGGATCAGATTTTATTATTCCTATTCTTATTCCAGCCGTATTTGCACAAACCGGCGCAGCACTGGGCGTTATGTTACGTTCTAAAGATAAAGAATTTAAAGCACTCGCGAGTTCATCAGTATTATCAGGATTGTTTGGGGTAACTGAACCTGCAATATATGGCGTTAATCTACCCAATAAAAAACCGTTTATTTTTGGCTGCGTCGGCGCAGCGATTGGTGGTGGCGTTGTTGGTTTATATAACACCTTGATCTTTTCTTTTGGTTTCCCAAGTGTATTTACCTTTATACAAATTATCCCTTCTACCGGAATTGACGCAACGGTTTACGCGGCGATTGTTGCAACGATCATTGCCTTCGTTATTGCGATGATACTCAGTTACTTTTGGGGCTTACCTAAATCAACTGCGCCGTCAAATACCTTAGATGCAACAACCCTAGCTAAAGATAATGAACATGGCAAAACGATCACCATCAGTAGCCCAATGACAGGGCAATGCATTGCATTATCGTCAGTCAATGACCCAACTTTTGCCAGCGAATTAATGGGCAAAGGGATCGCAATTATTCCAACAGTTGGTCAAGTCGTCGCTCCTGAAGATGGCGAAGTAGTCTCATTATTTAGGACCAAACATGCCATTGGTTTTATGACTGATTCCAATGCTGAAATATTAATTCATGTTGGTATTGATACTGTTAAACTTGATGGAAAATATTTTGAGGCTCATGTTGAAATGGGTGATAGAGTTAAAAAAGGGACATTACTCGTCAGCTTTGATATTGACGCTATCAAACAATCTGGATTTGAAGTAACAACCCCAATTATTATTAGTAACAGTGATAATTATACTGATGTCACATCAATCACTAATCAAACAGAAATTAAATGCGGTGAATCACTGTTAGTACTATCGCAAAAATAA